The window TATCCTTTCAATGCTGACGGAAAGCTTTCTTTCACAGCATTATATATGTCATTTCCCATTTTTTCCCCGTCCACTAAATTGGCTATTTTTATCATTCTAATCTCTTTATTTGAAGGAAGAACAATTCCTTCAGCAAGTTTTTCAGATACGGCAATGATATCAGCCCAGTCAAAATAGCTGTTTACTTCTCCTACAGATGTGACTTTAGTATCAGAATTTATTTTAAATTTTTTCATGGCAGACTCAGCTGTCATTTTCATAATAAGACTGCTCCCTGCGCCATAACCGCAGACAAACAGAATATTAACCATATCTTTCATATGAACCTCCTAAAATTTTATGTCAGCCTCCAAAAGGGCCCAGTGAAAATATTTTGGCAATCATTCTCATTAATTCTGTGATAGCCGGCCATACTGTACTCCAGTCAAACATTCCTGCCCATCCTATACCGTTTTCCAGTCCGCTGATTTTTATCATCCATACAGTACCAAAAACATGTATAAGACCCAGAAGTATACCTGATATAGCTACAGCACGCCATCCTCCGTATTTATTAGCTACCACGCCTATAGGTCCTCCGTCGAAAAATAACGGAACAAATCCTGTGAGAACCATATAAGGAACTTTGAAAAGCATAAGGATTCCCATTCCGATAATAGTTCCGAGAGTACAAAACAGGAAGCCGAGTGTAGCTGCATTTGGTGAATAAGCCAGAATAGCTGCTACATCCACACCGGGAACAGCATTTGGAATCAGTTTTTCCTGAATACCCTTGAATGATGCTGAAAGTTCCCCTATAAACATTCTTACTCCTGTTAGAATCAATACCATATACATTGAGAAATTAATACCCGACATAAGTATATAGATAAACCAGTTAGTATCTCCTGCCAGTTTTTGTACACCGTTTATTCCCAGAGTCATCATAAAACATCCGATAAAAACCGTCATAATGATCGCTACTGAAACTACATTATTATTAAATATAGAGAGCCATCCCGGAAGATTCATCTTTTCTGCATCATGTTCCTCAGGGTCTCCGAAAAACCGTGCTATTTTAGAGAAAAACCACATACCCACCATTTGATTGTGTGCAATGGTAAACCCCGCATTATTG is drawn from Sebaldella sp. S0638 and contains these coding sequences:
- a CDS encoding PTS sugar transporter subunit IIB; protein product: MKDMVNILFVCGYGAGSSLIMKMTAESAMKKFKINSDTKVTSVGEVNSYFDWADIIAVSEKLAEGIVLPSNKEIRMIKIANLVDGEKMGNDIYNAVKESFPSALKG
- a CDS encoding PTS sugar transporter subunit IIC, translated to MNILKILFNFLVNDFLGNPIMLIGFLVALGYILRKETKSKTITGTITAMVGLNLIMFGGSQMTKYFKPITDAVNKAYGIKGYLMDPYAMRAATQEGLGSKFGLIGYVFLVAFMVNVLIVYFGKYTKMHGIFLTGHTGFAHSQAVLWLVVYYFAFGSAATVLISGILLGVYWAFSTNLAIKSSNKITNNAGFTIAHNQMVGMWFFSKIARFFGDPEEHDAEKMNLPGWLSIFNNNVVSVAIIMTVFIGCFMMTLGINGVQKLAGDTNWFIYILMSGINFSMYMVLILTGVRMFIGELSASFKGIQEKLIPNAVPGVDVAAILAYSPNAATLGFLFCTLGTIIGMGILMLFKVPYMVLTGFVPLFFDGGPIGVVANKYGGWRAVAISGILLGLIHVFGTVWMIKISGLENGIGWAGMFDWSTVWPAITELMRMIAKIFSLGPFGG